Proteins encoded by one window of Salmonirosea aquatica:
- a CDS encoding LytR/AlgR family response regulator transcription factor, translating into MNHFSLSQHPGVHIGAHTRVQITEIVYCEGDRNYTHVHFVRRPKLTLSVTMRVLHERLGEQGFLRISRSAVVNLDYIAHYDSRQVILRNGLALPIARRRRKQVQSALESIF; encoded by the coding sequence ATGAATCACTTCTCACTTTCCCAGCACCCTGGCGTGCACATCGGCGCCCATACCCGCGTGCAGATCACAGAAATCGTCTATTGCGAAGGCGACCGCAACTACACCCATGTGCACTTTGTCCGCCGTCCCAAACTCACGCTGTCGGTGACGATGAGGGTTCTGCACGAACGACTTGGCGAGCAGGGCTTTCTACGCATCAGCCGTTCGGCCGTGGTGAACCTGGATTACATCGCGCACTACGATAGCCGGCAGGTTATTCTCCGTAATGGTCTGGCACTTCCCATCGCGCGACGGCGGCGCAAACAGGTGCAATCGGCGCTTGAATCAATTTTTTAA